A DNA window from Malus domestica chromosome 12, GDT2T_hap1 contains the following coding sequences:
- the LOC139189811 gene encoding uncharacterized mitochondrial protein AtMg00810-like, translating to MTDELHALEQNKTWSLVQQPPGKRVVGSRWIYKIKFKYDGSIERHKARLVARGFTQTFRVNYKETFAHMAKMNLVRVLLSVVVNYGWPLYQMDVKNSFLHEVLQEEVYLQPPPGSNGLKDNMMCKLHKAIYGLKQSSRARYAKLNSVLEKARFVRSNVDSSLFVKTGTNGKLVVLIYMDYLIITGDNAVEIEALKRSLHQKFSIKYLGRLKYFLGIEMATSSNGLFLHQCKYVLDLLQEVNMLDCKHAITHVDCKLRLNIEGEAMYDVSYYQRLVGKLIYLTITCPDITYAVSLVSQFMHSPIVDHLHIVKRILRYLKGSIGQGIIMRNNKSATISGYTDEDWAGNALDRKSTTGYCTFVGGNLVTWKSKKQQVIARFSAEAEYRAMAATTCELI from the coding sequence ATGACAGATGAGCTTCATGCACTGGAACAAAACAAGACCTGGAGCTTAGTTCAACAACCACCAGGAAAAAGGGTTGTTGGAAGTCGTTGGATTTACAAGATAAAATTTAAGTATGATGGTTCTATTGAGAGACACAAGGCTAGACTTGTGGCTCGAGGTTTCACCCAAACCTTTAGGGTAAATTATAAAGAAACATTTGCTCATATGGCCAAGATGAATTTAGTGAGAGTTTTACTCTCAGTGGTTGTTAATTATGGATGGCCCCTctatcaaatggatgtgaagaattcCTTTCTTCACGAAGTGTTACAAGAAGAAGTGTATTTGCAGCCTCCTCCAGGCTCTAATGGTCTTAAAGACAACATGATGTGTAAATTGCACAAGGCAatatatggattgaaacaatcctCGAGAGCTAGGTATGCCAAGCTCAATTCAGTACTAGAGAAGGCTAGATTTGTTCGAAGTAATGTTGATTCCTCACTGTTTGTAAAAACTGGTACCAATGGGAAGTTGGTGGTTCTCATCTACATGGATTATCTTATAATCACAGGGGATAATGCTGTTGAAATTGAGGCCTTGAAACGTTCTCTACATCAAAAATTTTCTATCAAATATCTGGGGCGGCTCAAGTATTTTTTGGGCATTGAAATGGCAACTTCTTCAAATGGGCTATTTCTCCATCAATGCAAATATGTACTGGATCTTCTTCAGGAAGTAAACATGCTTGACTGCAAACATGCCATCACTCATGTGGATTGTAAACTGAGACTTAACATCGAGGGTGAAGCCATGTATGATGTGAGTTATTATCAGCGGTTGGTAGGGAAACTCATTTATCTTACCATCACTTGCCCAGATATCACATATGCAGTGAGTTTAgtaagtcaatttatgcattctcCCATTGTTGATCACCTTCACATTGTTAAGAGAATCCTACGCTATCTCAAGGGTTCAATAGGGCAAGGAATCATCATGCGCAACAATAAGTCCGCGACCATTAGCGGCTACACGGATGAAGATTGGGCAGGGAATGCACTTGATAGAAAATCTACCACAGGGTATTGTACATTTGTGGGTGGAAACCTTGTcacttggaaaagcaagaagcaacaGGTCATTGCTCGCTTTAGCGCAGAGGCTGAATATCGAGCCATGGCAGCCACTACTTGTGAACTTATTTGA